Part of the Anaerobacillus alkaliphilus genome, TGCTTCAAATGATGTTTCCGTTGGCGGGTTTATCTGCTTTTTTAAATAATACACCCATTGTGGTCATGTTTACTCCTGTTGTTCGAAAGTGGTGTGAAGAGAAAGGGGTTTCGCCTTCTAAATTTCTCATACCACTATCGTACGCAACAATTTTTGGTGGGACACTCACGCTCATTGGGACATCGACAAACTTAGTCATCCATGGCTTTATGCTAGAACAAGGGCTAACTGGATTTTCAATGTTTCAACTTGCCATTGTAAGTTTACCTGCTGGGTTAGTTGGGATTATTTATATGGCTACTATAGGTTATAAATTATTGCCAGAACGAAAAACATCAGAACAATCCTTTGAAGAAAGTTCAAGAGAGTACCTTGCTGAAGCTTTTGTTGAACGTAATTCTCCTTTAAGCGGAAAAACAATTGAGGAAGCTGGACTTAGAAGACTTAGTGGGCTGTATCTAATTGAAGTAATACGAGATGGAGAACGTTTTGCGTCTATCCCGTCCTATTTTAAACTAAATGAAGATGATAAATTGATTTTTACAGGTGTTTTGTCCACGATTGTCGAGTTGCAAAATATAAAAGGCTTGAGAGTTTCAACAGGAACAAGTTTGAAACTAGAGGATTTACAAAATGGGAGTGCAACACTTGTTGAGGCAGTGATTTCACATCAGTCTTCTTTAGTTCAAAAGACAGTGAAAGAAAGCAAGTTTCGTAGTAATTACGGTGCTGGAGTAGTGGCAGTTCATCGTAACGATGAAAGAATTAATGATAAAATGGGAGATATTAAGTTAAAACCAGGAGATACTTTATTGTTATTAAGTAACAAAGACTTTAGTAACAGATGGTCTAGTTCCAGAGACTTTTATATTATTTCACCGATAACTGAGACAGATGTAATTGACCCAAGAAAATCAATTACCGCCTTGTTAACATTAGTGATGATGATTTCTCTTGCTGCGTTTAATATCCTACCAATGTTTAAAGCTGCTTTGTTAGCTGTTATTCTCTTGTTTATAACAAAAACTATTACATTTGTAGGAGCCAAACGATATATTCAATTTGATGTTTTACTGTTAATTGCAAGTGCAATTGGGATAGGGATCGCGTTAGAGCAGTCAGGTGCTGCTGAATTAATTGCCAGTTATTTTATTCAGATAAGTAAAGGTGCGGGCATTATAGGTGCAGTAATTGTTGTATACTTTTTAACAACTGTATTTACTGAAGTAATTACGAATAATGCTGCGGCTGTTTTGATGGTACCAATCTCACTTTCTATAGCTACTCAGCTATCGGTTGACCCAATGGCATTTTTTGTAGCTATAGCCATTGCAGCTTCAGCAAGTTTTGCTACTCCGATTGGTTACCAGTGTAATTTAATTGTATACGGACCTGGTGGATACCGTTTTTCTGACTATATGAAGATAGGTATTCCGCTTAATATACTTTACCTTATAGTAACTGTTACGATTGTTTATTTTGTGTGGGTAGTTTAGACGACCTATGGTAAAAAGGCTTAGAGAGCGTCTCCAAGCCTTTTTTTGTTTGGCTGTTTTCGCAAAGTTTGTTGCTTTCGTAAAAATCCCAAAAGCCGGATTTTTACACAAAATACTTAGAATTCACAACTAATTTAGTAAGTATTGCTCTTTTCTTACATAATTTATTGGATGCTATTTTCATCTAGGATATTTTTTTCGATTATTTTAGGGTATAAAAGTACAACGTTTACGAAAAGAGCCTTATTTGTTCTTAAAAAGGAAAAAACAATGGTAGTAATACAATTGCAACTACGGCAATCAGTAGTTGTAATGGGACACCAACTCGGACAAAGTCAAGAAATGTGTACTTGCCTGCCGCCATCACCATTGCATTTGGTGGTGTGGCTACAGGTGTGGCAAACGCCATACTTGAAGAGAAGGCAACTGCCATGACCATTGGAATTGGGCTAA contains:
- a CDS encoding SLC13 family permease yields the protein MTIEIAFVLFIVIGMLISLMKEIARPDFIVFFALAILIISGVLSPTDALKGFSNEGMLTVALLFIVAGAVKQSGVLNQVIAKSLGSGRSPRKSLLQMMFPLAGLSAFLNNTPIVVMFTPVVRKWCEEKGVSPSKFLIPLSYATIFGGTLTLIGTSTNLVIHGFMLEQGLTGFSMFQLAIVSLPAGLVGIIYMATIGYKLLPERKTSEQSFEESSREYLAEAFVERNSPLSGKTIEEAGLRRLSGLYLIEVIRDGERFASIPSYFKLNEDDKLIFTGVLSTIVELQNIKGLRVSTGTSLKLEDLQNGSATLVEAVISHQSSLVQKTVKESKFRSNYGAGVVAVHRNDERINDKMGDIKLKPGDTLLLLSNKDFSNRWSSSRDFYIISPITETDVIDPRKSITALLTLVMMISLAAFNILPMFKAALLAVILLFITKTITFVGAKRYIQFDVLLLIASAIGIGIALEQSGAAELIASYFIQISKGAGIIGAVIVVYFLTTVFTEVITNNAAAVLMVPISLSIATQLSVDPMAFFVAIAIAASASFATPIGYQCNLIVYGPGGYRFSDYMKIGIPLNILYLIVTVTIVYFVWVV